A part of Rhinoderma darwinii isolate aRhiDar2 chromosome 1, aRhiDar2.hap1, whole genome shotgun sequence genomic DNA contains:
- the ADORA2A gene encoding adenosine receptor A2a gives MLKGGFKKEDLAYIVLEVVIAILAILGNVLVCWAVRINSNLQNATNYFVVSLAAADIAVGVLAIPFSIAISTGFCATFHACLFTACFVLVLTQSSIFSLLAIAADRYIAIRIPLRYNSLVTSRRANVIIAVCWLLSFVIGLTPMLGWNKNMLGLNKKDFASVNASRCSPPMLECLFENVVTMDYMVYYNFFACVLVPLLLMLAIYLRIFMAARRQLKQTNSKVTCGERSRSTLHREVHAAKSLAIIVGLFAICWLPLHIINCFTLFCKDCDRAPPLLMYFAILFSHANSVVNPLIYAYRIREFRQTFRRILRQHIFGRVQSPQTRTASGKSLTYGADALSGMNRTSFNGCTEINGSSCKLKEAWHQNGYPTEEKVDRATIQESEIQQKEKLIHS, from the exons atgttaaagggagggttcaaaaaAGAGGACCTGGCTTACATAGTCCTAGAGGTGGTCATTGCCATTTTGGCCATTCTTGGCAACGTGCTGGTGTGCTGGGCTGTGCGCATTAACAGCAATTTACAGAACGCAACTAATTATTTTGTGGTTTCACTGGCTGCGGCAGATATTGCGGTGGGGGTACTTGCAATCCCATTTTCTATTGCTATTAGCACTGGATTTTGTGCTACCTTCCATGCTTGTCTTTTTACTGCTTGCTTCGTTTTGGTGCTGACACAGAGTTCCATTTTCAGTCTTCTGGCAATAGCTGCAGACCGCTATATTGCTATCCGCATCCCACTCAG ATATAACAGTCTAGTAACCAGTCGAAGAGCCAACGTCATCATTGCTGTATGCTGGTTGCTGTCCTTTGTCATTGGTCTTACCCCCATGCTAGGCTGGAACAAGAACATGCTAGGCTTGAACAAGAAGGATTTTGCATCAGTAAACGCATCTCGATGCAGCCCCCCCATGTTAGAGTGCCTATTTGAAAATGTTGTGACTATGGATTATATGgtgtattataatttttttgcatgTGTGTTGGTGCCATTACTGCTCATGTTGGCCATTTATTTGAGAATTTTCATGGCAGCACGGCGCCAGCTAAAGCAGACTAATTCAAAAGTGACATGTGGTGAACGCTCACGGTCAACACTACATCGAGAAGTTCATGCGGCCAAGTCTTTGGCTATTATTGTGGGACTATTTGCAATTTGCTGGTTGCCACTACACATCATCAACTGCTTTACGCTCTTCTGTAAGGACTGTGATCGAGCCCCACCTTTACTTATGTACTTTGCTATTCTCTTTTCTCATGCTAACTCAGTGGTAAATCCATTAATCTATGCCTACCGCATACGTGAGTTCCGCCAAACATTTCGGAGGATCTTGCGCCAACACATCTTTGGTCGAGTACAATCTCCTCAGACACGTACAGCTAGTGGCAAATCTTTAACTTAtggagctgatgcactgtcaggaATGAATCGGACTAGTTTCAATGGCTGcacagaaatcaatgggagtagcTGTAAATTGAAAGAAGCCTGGCATCAAAATGGGTATCCTACTGAGGAGAAAGTTGACCGGGCAACAATTCAAGAATCAGAAATCCAACAGAAAGAAAAGCTGATACATTCTTGA